A window of Salvelinus sp. IW2-2015 unplaced genomic scaffold, ASM291031v2 Un_scaffold9305, whole genome shotgun sequence contains these coding sequences:
- the LOC112079743 gene encoding uncharacterized protein, with protein MKIGIVRREEAKHERNQTVMPLHKSSHKAPRLDPTMISAPLGDFRHTMHIGRGGDAFGDTSFLATVGPSPDPGSPGATATNDSMXPVDSETPLNHTDDVTDGFGSPLNSELQHSESVSSFTLDMDFDLGPSIMGDVLGVMDGLGLDSDWTRTRANEEDVFSPSKSLVIEVENFKMAAEDQSVSIRNELNEKKLLGIEGDEVGDGRIIEGTGGIKAKGQRPKVRFSDKREEIIRQASEEEGQELDVEEEYVSPTEEDRERGNNVISVPIAGIEVQPINHKADSPSSPASSHSSEYEGVTPLDRRRVDNCHSETDSEEEEEEEEEEEGGDNGRGYTFEDEFDDEIGL; from the exons ATGAAAATAGGGATAGTGAGGCGGGAGGAAGCGAAACACGAGCGTAATCAAA ctgtcaTGCCACTCCACAAGTCGTCCCACAAGGCACCTCGCCTGGACCCCACCATGATCTCAGCTCCGCTGGGGGACTTCCGCCACACCATGCACATCGGGAGGGGCGGAGATGCTTTCGGTGACACCTCCTTCCTGGCTACTGTCGGCCCCAGCCCTGACCCTGGGTCTCCGGGTGCCACGGCAACAAACGACTCAATGSCGCCCGTTGATTCCGAGACGCCACTTAACCACACTGATGATGTCACGGATGGCTTCGGAAGCCCACTGAACAGTGAGCTTCAGCATTCCGAGTCGGTGTCGTCTTTCACACTCGATATGGATTTCGACCTGGGCCCATCCATCATGGGTGATGTGCTGGGGGTGATGGATGGACTGGGGCTGGACTCAGACTGGACTAGGACTCGCGCTAATGAGGAAGACGTCTTCAGTCCAAGCAAAAGTCTTGTCATTGAAGTGGAGAATTTTAAAATGGCGGCGGAGGATCAGTCTGTCAGCATAAGGAACGAGCTGAATGAGAAGAAGCTTTTAGGGATCGAGGGAGATGAGGTGGGAGATGGAAGGATAATAGAGGGGACTGGAGGGATCAAGGCCAAAGGCCAGAGGCCGAAGGTGAGATTCAGCGACAAACGAGAGGAGATCATTCGCCAAGCGTCGGAGGAGGAAGGTCAGGAGTTAGATGTTGAGGAAGAGTATGTGAGTCCCACTGAGgaagatcgagagagagggaacaacgtCATCAGCGTGCCAATCGCGGGAATAGAGGTACAGCCCATCAATCACAAGGCGGATTCACCTTCCAGTCCCGCCTCCTCACATAGCTCAGAGTATGAGGGTGTCACCCCATTGGACAGGAGGAGGGTTGACAACTGTCACTCAGAGACTgattccgaggaggaggaggaggaggaggaggaggaggaagggggagacaaTGGACGGGGCTACACATTTGAAGATGAGTTTGATGATGAAATCGGCCTATAA